One region of Pseudomonas glycinae genomic DNA includes:
- a CDS encoding sulfite exporter TauE/SafE family protein yields MELANFGLVIAGLVVGFIVGMTGVGGGSLMTPILLWFGINPATAVGTDLLYAAITKSSGVLVHRKNKNIDWAITGWLTLGSVPAVAMTLWFLSTLHTAPDAMNAIIKQALGFVLFATALAILFKKRLLEFAHKRAGGNYNPSGARLNVMTVITGLILGTMVALTSIGAGALGTVALFILYPLLPTRRLVGTEIAHAVPLTLVAGLGHASMGNMDWGVLGFLLVGSLPGIWLGSHLTGRVSDELLRPCLATMLVLIGYKLAF; encoded by the coding sequence ATGGAATTGGCAAATTTCGGCCTGGTGATTGCCGGGCTGGTGGTGGGGTTCATCGTCGGCATGACCGGTGTCGGCGGCGGTTCGTTGATGACGCCGATCCTGCTGTGGTTCGGCATCAATCCGGCCACAGCGGTGGGCACGGATCTGCTGTACGCGGCCATCACCAAATCCAGTGGCGTGCTGGTGCACAGGAAGAACAAGAACATCGACTGGGCCATCACCGGCTGGCTGACCCTGGGCAGTGTCCCGGCGGTGGCCATGACCTTGTGGTTCCTCAGCACCCTGCACACCGCACCGGACGCGATGAACGCCATCATCAAGCAGGCGCTGGGCTTCGTGCTGTTCGCCACGGCGCTGGCGATTCTGTTCAAGAAGCGCCTGCTGGAATTCGCCCACAAACGTGCCGGCGGCAACTACAACCCCAGCGGTGCGCGCCTGAATGTCATGACCGTGATCACCGGTCTGATCCTCGGCACCATGGTCGCCCTGACCTCCATCGGCGCTGGCGCCCTCGGCACTGTCGCACTGTTCATCCTCTATCCGCTGCTGCCGACCCGCCGCTTGGTCGGCACCGAAATCGCCCACGCCGTACCGCTGACCCTGGTCGCCGGCCTCGGCCACGCGAGCATGGGCAACATGGACTGGGGCGTGCTGGGCTTTCTGCTGGTCGGCTCACTGCCGGGCATCTGGCTCGGCAGCCACCTGACCGGCCGCGTCTCCGATGAACTGCTGCGCCCTTGCCTGGCGACGATGCTGGTGTTGATCGGTTACAAGCTGGCGTTCTGA
- a CDS encoding DUF4174 domain-containing protein codes for MLIRSLTLTLLLAIAGPLFAADGDSPLDVDKGINRPLIVIASSTVDSYWVSLKKALDDPANKQGIADRKIKVYTILSMSGQVDGKSLEQQQTMALLRSLKLGAGAYPKVFLVGKDGETKLTASGDEAAAVDLKKIFDTIDALPAAEKETTSTVVTAPAAAEPAPAKGAKGTKPAKPTKPAKPPEMPDD; via the coding sequence ATGCTCATCAGGTCACTGACCCTGACACTCTTGCTGGCGATTGCCGGCCCCCTGTTCGCCGCCGACGGCGATTCCCCTCTGGACGTCGACAAGGGCATTAACCGCCCATTGATCGTGATCGCTTCCAGCACAGTCGATTCTTATTGGGTCAGCCTGAAAAAAGCGCTGGACGACCCGGCCAACAAACAAGGCATCGCCGACCGCAAGATCAAGGTTTACACCATTCTGAGCATGAGCGGTCAGGTCGATGGCAAAAGCCTCGAGCAGCAGCAAACCATGGCGCTGCTGCGCTCGCTGAAGCTGGGCGCCGGGGCGTATCCGAAAGTCTTCCTGGTGGGCAAGGATGGCGAGACCAAACTGACGGCTTCGGGGGATGAAGCGGCGGCGGTCGACCTGAAGAAAATCTTCGACACCATTGATGCGTTGCCTGCCGCCGAGAAAGAAACTACTTCCACCGTGGTCACCGCCCCGGCCGCTGCGGAACCGGCGCCGGCCAAGGGCGCGAAAGGGACAAAACCGGCGAAGCCGACCAAACCGGCCAAGCCGCCGGAAATGCCGGATGATTGA
- the gudD gene encoding glucarate dehydratase — MTAHDIAKAPIITEMQVIPVAGHDGMLLNLSGAHGPFFTRNIVILKDNAGHTGVGEVPGGERIRQTLEDARSLVVGSPIGTYQKILNQVRQTFADRDAGGRGLQTFDLRITIHAVTGLEAALLDLLGQHLDVPVAALLGEGQQRDEVKMLGYLFYVGDRRETDLAYRSEPDADNDWFRVRHEKAMTADAVVRLAEAAHARYGFKDFKLKGGVLSGDAEIEAVTALAERFPDARITLDPNGAWSLKEAIRLCRDQHHVLAYAEDPCGAENGYSGREVMAEFRRATGLKTATNMIATDWREMGHAIQLQSVDIPLADPHFWTMQGSVRVAQMCHEWGLTWGSHSNNHFDISLAMFTHVAAAAPGEITAIDTHWIWQDGQRLTKAPLQIVDGCVPVPKKPGLGVELDMDQVAKAHELYKGMGLGARDDSVAMQFLIPGWTFDNKRPCLVR; from the coding sequence ATGACCGCACACGACATCGCCAAAGCCCCGATCATCACCGAGATGCAAGTCATCCCGGTCGCCGGCCACGACGGCATGCTGCTCAACCTGAGCGGCGCACACGGGCCGTTTTTCACCCGCAACATCGTCATCCTCAAGGACAACGCCGGCCACACCGGGGTCGGTGAAGTGCCCGGCGGCGAACGTATCCGCCAGACCCTAGAAGACGCCCGCAGCCTGGTGGTCGGCAGCCCGATCGGCACCTACCAGAAGATCCTCAACCAGGTGCGCCAGACTTTCGCCGACCGCGACGCCGGAGGCCGTGGCCTGCAAACCTTCGACCTGCGCATCACCATTCACGCGGTCACCGGGCTCGAAGCCGCCCTGCTCGACCTGCTTGGCCAGCACCTCGACGTGCCGGTGGCCGCATTGCTCGGCGAAGGTCAGCAACGCGATGAAGTGAAGATGCTTGGCTACCTGTTCTACGTGGGCGATCGCCGGGAAACCGACCTCGCCTACCGCAGCGAACCGGATGCCGACAACGACTGGTTCCGCGTGCGTCACGAGAAAGCCATGACCGCCGACGCCGTGGTACGCCTGGCCGAGGCGGCCCATGCGCGCTATGGCTTCAAGGACTTCAAGCTCAAGGGCGGCGTGCTCAGCGGCGATGCCGAAATCGAAGCGGTGACCGCACTGGCCGAGCGCTTCCCTGACGCCCGCATTACCCTCGATCCGAACGGCGCGTGGTCACTGAAAGAAGCGATCCGTCTGTGCCGCGATCAGCATCATGTGCTGGCCTACGCCGAAGACCCGTGCGGTGCGGAAAACGGTTACTCGGGCCGTGAAGTGATGGCCGAATTCCGCCGCGCCACCGGGCTGAAAACCGCCACCAACATGATCGCCACCGACTGGCGTGAAATGGGTCACGCGATTCAGCTGCAGTCGGTGGACATTCCGCTGGCCGACCCGCACTTCTGGACCATGCAGGGCTCGGTGCGCGTGGCGCAGATGTGCCACGAATGGGGCCTGACCTGGGGCTCGCACTCCAACAACCACTTCGACATTTCCCTGGCGATGTTCACCCACGTCGCGGCCGCCGCGCCGGGCGAGATCACCGCCATCGACACCCACTGGATCTGGCAGGACGGCCAGCGCCTGACCAAGGCACCGTTGCAAATCGTCGATGGCTGCGTGCCGGTACCAAAGAAACCGGGGCTGGGCGTGGAGCTGGACATGGATCAGGTGGCCAAGGCCCACGAGCTCTATAAAGGCATGGGGCTGGGCGCGCGGGATGACAGCGTGGCGATGCAGTTTCTGATTCCGGGCTGGACGTTCGATAACAAGCGTCCCTGCCTGGTGCGCTGA
- a CDS encoding MFS transporter encodes MKSSIAGMNEGADSVLSSAIAKVKRHVLPLFVIMFIVNYIDRVNIGFVRTHMEHDLGIGAAAYGFGAGLFFIGYALFEVPSNMLLQKVGARIWLTRIMLTWGLVAAGMAFIQNETHFYILRFLLGVAEAGFFPGVIYYFTRWLPGAERGKAIAIFLSGSAVASLISGPLSGLLLQIEGLGMHGWQWMYFIEGMFSVGLCVFVWFWLDAKPHDAKWLTRAEQDALVKAIDDEQKAREAATPIRPSLGKLLKDRQIILFCLIYFFIQLTIYAATFWLPSIIKKMGEMSDFQVGLFNSIPWLLSIIGMYAFASFSAKWKHQQAWVATALLIAAAGMFMSTTGGPIFAFVAICFAALGFKSASSLFWPIPQAYLDARIAAAVIALINSVGNLGGFVAPTTFGLLEQHTGSIQGGLYGLAATSIIAAIIVFAARMTPKSAPDVAVADAAPKHA; translated from the coding sequence GTGAAATCATCCATTGCCGGGATGAACGAGGGCGCCGATTCCGTGCTGTCCTCCGCCATTGCCAAAGTCAAACGCCACGTCCTGCCGCTGTTCGTCATCATGTTCATCGTCAATTACATTGACCGGGTGAACATCGGCTTCGTCCGCACCCACATGGAACACGACCTCGGCATCGGTGCCGCGGCCTACGGTTTCGGTGCCGGGCTGTTCTTCATCGGTTACGCGCTGTTCGAAGTCCCCTCCAACATGCTGCTGCAAAAGGTCGGCGCACGAATCTGGCTGACCCGCATCATGCTCACCTGGGGCCTGGTCGCCGCCGGCATGGCGTTCATCCAGAATGAAACCCACTTCTACATCCTGCGTTTTCTGCTCGGCGTGGCCGAGGCCGGGTTCTTTCCCGGGGTGATCTACTACTTCACCCGCTGGTTACCTGGGGCCGAGCGCGGCAAGGCGATTGCGATTTTCTTGAGCGGTTCGGCCGTGGCCTCGCTGATTTCCGGCCCGTTGTCTGGTCTGTTGCTGCAGATCGAAGGTCTCGGCATGCACGGCTGGCAGTGGATGTATTTCATTGAAGGGATGTTCTCGGTCGGCCTGTGCGTATTCGTCTGGTTCTGGCTCGACGCCAAGCCCCACGATGCCAAATGGCTGACCCGTGCCGAGCAAGACGCGCTGGTCAAAGCCATCGACGATGAACAAAAGGCCCGCGAAGCCGCGACCCCGATCCGGCCGTCGCTGGGCAAACTGCTCAAGGATCGTCAGATCATCCTGTTCTGCCTGATCTACTTCTTCATTCAATTGACCATCTACGCCGCGACGTTCTGGCTGCCGAGCATCATCAAGAAGATGGGCGAGATGAGCGACTTCCAGGTCGGCCTGTTCAACTCGATTCCGTGGCTGCTGTCGATCATTGGCATGTATGCGTTCGCCTCGTTCTCGGCGAAATGGAAGCATCAGCAGGCGTGGGTTGCCACGGCGCTGTTGATCGCCGCGGCGGGGATGTTTATGTCCACCACCGGCGGGCCGATCTTCGCTTTCGTTGCGATCTGCTTTGCTGCGCTGGGTTTCAAATCCGCTTCGTCGCTGTTCTGGCCAATCCCGCAGGCCTATCTCGATGCACGGATCGCCGCTGCCGTGATCGCACTGATCAACTCGGTGGGCAACCTCGGCGGCTTCGTCGCTCCGACCACGTTCGGCCTGCTGGAACAACACACCGGTTCGATCCAGGGCGGCCTCTATGGCCTGGCCGCGACCTCGATCATTGCCGCGATTATCGTGTTCGCCGCCCGCATGACACCCAAATCCGCACCTGACGTCGCCGTGGCCGATGCCGCGCCGAAACACGCTTGA
- the ampC gene encoding class C beta-lactamase, with translation MSSTNLRKLTSYSAFGLFFSAATCLAAPQTDDQLQALVKATVTPVMQQQDIAGLAVAVTVDGKAHYFNYGVADKSTGQAVSENTLFEIGSVSKTFTATLAAYAQTSGKLQLSDTASQHWPELKGSAFDHISLLQLGTYSAGGLPLQFPDAADSADKMLGYYQQWKPTYPAGSHRLYSNPSIGLFGYLAAKSLGQPFNQVMTETLLPKLGLKHTFLSVPASEQKLYAQGYDKNNKPIRVSPGALDSEAYGVKTSAADLLQYVQANLDTAKLETPLQKAIALTHTGYYTVGDMTQGLGWERYTYPISLDRLLDGNSTPMAMEAHKVKWLNPPQPEPANVLLNKTGSTGGYGAYVAFVPSKKVGIVILANRNYPNGERVKIAHRILGELTR, from the coding sequence ATGTCTTCGACCAACCTGAGAAAACTCACGTCCTACAGCGCTTTCGGACTTTTCTTCAGCGCCGCCACCTGCCTGGCCGCCCCACAAACCGACGATCAGTTGCAGGCGCTGGTCAAGGCCACCGTGACCCCGGTCATGCAGCAACAGGACATCGCGGGACTGGCCGTAGCCGTGACCGTCGATGGCAAGGCACATTACTTTAACTACGGTGTCGCCGACAAAAGCACCGGGCAGGCAGTGAGTGAAAACACCCTGTTCGAAATCGGCTCGGTAAGCAAAACCTTCACCGCGACCCTCGCCGCCTACGCCCAAACCAGCGGCAAACTGCAACTCTCCGATACGGCCAGCCAGCACTGGCCCGAACTGAAAGGCAGCGCCTTCGACCACATCAGCCTGCTGCAACTGGGCACGTACAGCGCCGGGGGGCTGCCGCTGCAATTCCCGGATGCTGCGGATTCTGCCGACAAGATGCTCGGCTATTACCAACAGTGGAAACCGACGTATCCGGCCGGCAGCCATCGCCTGTATTCCAACCCGAGCATCGGCCTGTTCGGCTACCTGGCCGCAAAAAGCCTCGGTCAACCGTTCAATCAGGTCATGACCGAAACCCTGCTGCCGAAACTCGGGCTCAAGCACACCTTCCTGTCGGTGCCCGCGTCTGAACAAAAGCTCTACGCCCAAGGCTATGACAAGAACAACAAACCGATTCGAGTCAGCCCCGGCGCCCTCGATTCCGAAGCCTACGGCGTGAAAACCAGCGCCGCCGACCTGCTGCAATACGTCCAGGCCAACCTCGACACCGCCAAACTCGAAACGCCTCTGCAAAAAGCCATCGCCCTCACTCACACCGGCTACTACACCGTCGGCGACATGACCCAGGGCCTGGGCTGGGAGCGCTACACGTACCCGATCAGCCTCGACCGCCTGCTGGACGGCAACTCGACGCCAATGGCCATGGAGGCGCACAAGGTCAAATGGCTGAATCCGCCACAGCCTGAACCGGCGAACGTGCTGCTGAACAAGACCGGTTCCACCGGGGGTTATGGCGCCTACGTCGCATTCGTGCCGTCGAAGAAAGTCGGGATCGTGATTCTGGCGAACCGCAATTACCCGAATGGAGAGCGGGTGAAGATTGCGCACAGGATTCTGGGGGAATTGACCCGGTAA
- a CDS encoding LysR family transcriptional regulator gives MIRPQLPLNALRAFEASARHLSFTRAAVELCVTQAAVSHQVKSLEAQLGVILFKRLPRGLMLTGEGETLLPVLTTSFDHIAQMLERLAGGQYREMLTVGAVGTFAVGWLLPRLADFQAKHPLIDLRLSTNNNRVDVAAEGLDYAIRFGAGAWHGIEATRLLEAPLSVLCVPEIARQLHMPGDLLQQRLLRSYRTDEWPEWFHAAGLATHAAPPQSIVFDSSLAMMEAALQGGGVALAPPLMFARQLAADLIRQPFAIEITTGSYWLTRLQSRPETSAMAAFRHWLLEMSG, from the coding sequence ATGATTCGACCTCAATTGCCTTTGAATGCATTGCGCGCCTTCGAAGCCTCTGCGCGTCATTTGAGCTTTACTCGCGCCGCCGTGGAGTTGTGCGTGACCCAGGCGGCCGTCAGCCATCAGGTCAAAAGCCTCGAGGCGCAACTCGGCGTGATCCTGTTCAAACGCCTGCCCCGTGGGCTGATGCTGACCGGCGAGGGCGAAACCCTGCTGCCGGTGCTGACCACATCGTTCGATCATATCGCGCAGATGCTCGAGCGTCTGGCGGGCGGGCAATATCGGGAAATGCTCACGGTCGGCGCGGTGGGCACTTTCGCGGTGGGCTGGTTGTTGCCGAGGCTGGCAGACTTTCAGGCGAAACATCCGCTCATAGATTTGCGGCTGTCGACCAACAACAATCGGGTGGATGTCGCCGCCGAGGGACTGGATTACGCGATCAGGTTTGGCGCCGGGGCGTGGCACGGTATTGAAGCGACCCGTTTGCTGGAGGCGCCGTTGTCGGTGCTCTGCGTGCCGGAAATCGCCCGGCAACTGCACATGCCGGGGGACCTTCTGCAGCAGCGTTTGCTGCGTTCCTATCGCACCGATGAGTGGCCGGAGTGGTTTCATGCGGCCGGTCTTGCGACCCATGCCGCACCGCCCCAGAGCATCGTGTTCGACTCGTCGCTGGCGATGATGGAGGCGGCGTTGCAGGGCGGCGGGGTGGCACTGGCGCCGCCGTTGATGTTTGCCCGACAACTGGCGGCGGACCTGATCCGCCAACCCTTTGCCATCGAAATCACCACCGGCAGCTATTGGCTGACGCGGTTGCAGTCACGGCCGGAGACGTCGGCAATGGCGGCGTTCAGGCACTGGTTGCTGGAAATGTCCGGCTAG
- a CDS encoding GNAT family N-acetyltransferase yields the protein MHIDYLCDHPELIEELAELNFKEWGQYKPEDTLASRTERMRAACGKGAIPSVVVAIEDGKLLGGALLIDSDMDARPQLTPWLAGVYVKAEQRGRGIASQLVNRIVEEAAALGVPQLYLYTDAAQSLYARLGWEVLEEMEYDGLPVTVMKRSISQ from the coding sequence ATGCACATCGACTACCTGTGCGATCACCCCGAACTGATTGAAGAACTGGCCGAACTCAACTTCAAGGAATGGGGCCAGTACAAACCCGAAGACACCCTCGCCAGCCGCACCGAACGTATGCGCGCCGCCTGCGGCAAAGGTGCGATTCCCAGCGTGGTAGTGGCGATCGAAGACGGAAAACTGCTCGGCGGTGCGCTGCTGATCGACAGCGACATGGATGCCCGTCCGCAATTGACGCCGTGGCTGGCCGGGGTCTACGTGAAGGCCGAACAGCGCGGCCGCGGCATCGCTTCGCAACTGGTCAACCGCATCGTCGAGGAAGCCGCCGCACTGGGGGTGCCACAGTTGTACCTGTACACCGATGCCGCGCAGTCGCTATATGCGCGCCTGGGTTGGGAGGTGCTGGAGGAAATGGAATATGACGGATTGCCGGTGACGGTGATGAAGCGCTCTATCAGCCAGTGA